The proteins below come from a single Triticum aestivum cultivar Chinese Spring chromosome 5D, IWGSC CS RefSeq v2.1, whole genome shotgun sequence genomic window:
- the LOC123124215 gene encoding uncharacterized protein, with product MPFVPSCVQCGTRSNPCRCKVVGPTLGFVAFVVTGVVEWPLGAAVYLFRHRKGRRIMGHPARVVYPRVTRAIPI from the coding sequence ATGCCGTTCGTGCCGTCGTGCGTGCAGTGCGGGACTCGGAGCAACCCCTGCCGGTGCAAGGTGGTCGGGCCGACGCTGGGGTTCGTGGCCTTCGTGGTCACCGGCGTGGTTGAGTGGCCGCTGGGCGCGGCGGTGTACCTGTTCCGCCATCGCAAGGGCCGCCGCATCATGGGCCACCCCGCCAGGGTCGTCTACCCCCGCGTCACCAGAGCCATCCCCATCTAA